The Agromyces mariniharenae sequence CACGGCTGCGGCGAGCAATGCGAACGGGAGCCAGGTGTTGACCGCGACCGGGTTCACCGCCGCAAGCACCGGTGCGCCGACTCCAGCGGCGATCAGCACCCAACGATCCACTGTTCGGAGGCCGGCCAGTCGCACGTACTCGACGATGCAGAGGACACTGACCGCAACGGCGACGATGACCGCACCGACGACGCCGATCGCCTCCGCTGCGCCGACGATCACCCCGATGACCGCCCAGGTCATCCACCGGAGTCGAATGGTCGACGTGCCGAAGACCAGCACCGGCAGTGCGGTGACCAGGAGCATGATGAGCCCGACGGTCGCAGAGACGCTCAGCCCGAGCCACGTCATGCGTCGACCAGCCGCAACCGGCGATGAGCCGCTCGAGCTCGGGTTGCAGCCGTCAACGTCGAGCCGGCGATGATCACGCCCGAGCCGACGCCGATCACCGCAGCGACGGGGAACCAGGTGAACGCGACCGACATGAGGAACACGGTGAGCGTGCGTTCCGTCTTCCCGAACGGTCCACCGTTGATCCTCGCTGCACCGGCAGCGGCCGCAGACAGCGAGATGAAGGTCGGCCACGATGCGGCGGTCGTCGCGACGAGGGCCACCAGCAGCGCAGGGACGGAGCCGGAGTGCCAGGCGAGGATGCTGAGGGCGGCCAACGGCAGGAGATCCGAGGCGCGGTCGCCGATCTCGTTGAGGACGAACCCGAAGGGGCGGCTGACACCTCTGGCGCGAGCCACGGCGCCATCCAGGTTCGCACCGGCGAGGCGTCCGACCAGTCCGATGAGCACCAGTGGCCACGATCCAACAAGCAGGCCACCGGCGGCCACGGCGGCGAAGGCCACGCCGATCGCCGTGAAGGCGTCGGGCGACCACCCGCGGTCGACGGCAACGGTCACGATCCTCCCGAGCTGCCGAGTGAACCACGGCTTCGCCGCATACAGGCCACGCATCACGACCACCACCAGATGACGAGGCCGAGCCCGACCGGGAACAGCGTCAGGCACACGGCCTGCACGGCGCCGAGGCACGGCTTCAAGTACCGGGACAGCAGGCCGCCCCCGATCCATCCGATGCAGCCGACGATCCCGATGCGAGCGAGCCGTGGAAGCATCGAGGAGGCGACCTCATGGAGTTCCATTCCGAGTGCCCCCGCGCTGTGGGCGTACACCTTGACCGGGATGCCGTTGAACATCTGGTGCGCGAACGCGTTCGACGGGTCGGTCGCGAGCTCGTACATCGCGGTCTCGTGCATCCGCGCCGTGGTCAACGGGGTGGGTGTATCCACACCGTGGGACACCAGCCACCACGTGGTGAGGATCCCGGCAGCGGAGGCTATGGCGGATGCCGCGATCAGCATCGGGCCCCGCCACGAGCGTCCGACCGTGCAGACGAGCAGCAGGAGCGGCATCTCCGCGACCAGCGGCCAGAAGATGCCTTCCGCGAACGCCCAGGCGGTGATCAGCGCCAACCCGGCTGTGGCGAACGCCATACGACGCACGCGAGTCCAAACTCGGCCTGGGCGCTGGGAGGCGGGCGCTTCGATGAGCTCGTCGATCGTTTCGGATGCCGCTGCGGCAGCCTCCTCCGCATGCCCGTTCTCAACGCTGAACGGTTCGCCCCAGCGCACCTCCACCGGTCGGCGCCGGATGAGCTTGCGTTCCGCCGGGAGCAGATCGCCGGCGCCGACCAAGCCGACGGGCAGGACCTTCGCCCCGGATGCCGCGGCGAGTTCGAACGCGCCGCGCTTGAACCCGGAGAGCTTCGCCGTGCGGCGACGGCTCCCCTCAGGGAACACGACGACGACGATTCCGGCTGCGACGGTCGGCGCGGCGGCGAGCAGGTCCTTCATGCCGTTCCGGTCGCGCCGGATGGGCCAGATGCCGACCAGCCATGTCGCGACGAGCTTGTTCCGGAGCGTGCCGAACCAGTAGTCGGCTGCGGCGACGAACCTGACCGGCCGGGACCGACCGAGCGTTGCGAGCAATACCGCCGTGTCGGCATGGGATGCATGGTTGGCGATGACGACGAGCGGCCCGTCGGGAACCGGTGGCTTGCGAGCGAGCGGGACCGGTTCGGCTGCGTCGGCCGGGATCGTCGTCACCCCGTCGGTGACGATCGAGAGGATCAGGCCCCACAGCTTCGATCGCCAGTACGACACGAGGCCGGAGCGACGAACCTGGCGTTCGGTCGGCGGTGCGGGGAGGTGGAGCGAGGCGGTGTCCAGCACGAGGTGACTTCCCGTCATCGTCAGCGAGCACGAATCGCGAGCGAGTGAGGTCAGACCGGCAGGCCACCGATGCGCGGCCGCGTCGAGACGTCGTGACGAGCGGCGCGCCGCTCCCGAGCCCGACCGATGGCGATGATGCCTGCTCCGAGCAGCAGGAACGCGAAGAGGATGCCACCGATGTACGTGAACGCCGAGCCGTATCCCGCAGTGTGCGGGTCGAGGAAGCCGTAGGGATACCACCACGAGGTGCTGCCGTCGGGGTTCACGACGCGTTCCCCTCTGACCATCGTGTAGATCGTCCAGGCGAGCGGGTAGGTCACGATGATGGCGAGCGAGGACCATGGGAGTCCACGGCGTTGGCCGGCGAACAAGAGGTCGAGCACGAAGTAGATCGGCAGCACGACGTGCAGCGTCTCGGTGGCCCACGAGTCCATGAAGGCGACCCAGCCGGGGTCCGTGGCGGCGATCGGCGCGGGGTCGCCGCGCAGCAGCAGGTTGAACACGATGCCGAGCAGGATCACCGGCCCGGTGACCGCCGCCATCGCCATGGCGATGGCGACCGGCTCGGGCGAGGGCCCGGGATGCCGCCGCATCCATCGCGCCGCGATCAGCAGCACGACCACGCTGAGGATCGACGACACGATCGTGAACAGGCTGAAGTAGTTCGCGAGCACGTCGCCGCGATTCTGCCCCTCGCGCATCGCGCGATCGATGTTGACCAGCAGCCCGGCGACAACGCCTGAGAGCGCGACCACCGCGGCAAAGACCCTGAACCATACCCAACGCATGAGAACCCCCCAGTTCGGTGCGACTGCGTTTCGATTGGGGATGTTGTAGTCCTCACTCGACGCGGCCGCCCGAAGATTGGCACGAGGATTGAGGAAATCTCGACGCGAGGGGCCGATGATTGTGAGAAGGCTCCAATCGCATGAACACAGGAGCATACGACCCGGCCACACGGCTCGATCACACAAGGGGATGATGGATCCATGCCCGCCAGCCACCGTCCCGGTCTTCGGGTCGACTCCCGACTCACGATCCCCGAGTCCGAACTGTCGTGGCGGTTCTCGCGGTCGTCGGGTCCCGGCGGGCAGGGTGTGAACACGGCCGACTCCCGAGTGGAGCTCGTGTGGGATGTGGCGGACTCGACCGTCCTCACGCCGCACCAGCGGGAGCGACTCCTCGAACGCCTGAGCGGTCGCATCGTCGACGGAGTTCTGACGATCGCGGCATCCGAGCACCGCGCGCAACTGCGCAATCGGGATGCCGCGCGCGCCCGGCTCGCAGCCGTCGTGGCCGACGCGCTGCGGCCGCCGTCACCGCCGCGACGCCCGACCAGGCCGAGTCGCGGTGCCGAGGAACGGCGCTTGGAAGCGAAGAAGCGACGTACCGACGTCAAGCGATTGCGTCGCCCACCTCAGGACTGACGACCCAGCAGATCCGTGAGTGCTCGTGGTTGATGCCGCACACGCGACCCTTCGGCGCACGGAACTGGCGCCGGGAGTAGTTCACCTGCTCGATGAAGCGCTAGAAGTCCCAGTCCTCGTCCTCGGTGTTGACCGCCTTGCCGATGACGTATGACGAGCCCGACCCCGAGAAGAAGTCGTGGTTCTCGTCGGCGTTCGGCGAGAGCGCCGAGAGGATCGCCGGGTTCACGTCGGTGACCGTCTTCGGGAACATCGGCTCGTAGCCGAGGTTCATCAGCGCCTTGTTCGCGTTGTAGTGGAGGAACTTCTTGACGTCTTCCGTCAGGCCGACGCCGTCGTAGAGGTCTTGGGTGTACTGCACCTCGTTGTCGTAGAGCTCGTAGAGCAGCGAGAACGTGTAGTCCTTGAGGTCGTCGCGCTTGGCCTGGTCGACCAGTTCGAGGCCCTTCTGGAACTTGTAGCCGATGTAATACCCGTGCACGGCCTCGTCGCGGATGATGAGGCGGATGAGGTCGGCCGTGTTGGTGAGCTTCGCCCTCGACGACCAGTACATGGGCAGGTAGAAGCCCGAGTAGAAGAGGAACGACTCGAGGAGCGTCGAGGCGACCTTGCGCTTCAGGGGCTCGTCGCCACGGTAGTACTCCATGACGATCGCGGCCTTCTTCTGCAGGTTCTCGTTCTCGACCGACCAGCGGAAGGCGTCGTCGATCTCCTTCGTCGAGCAGAGCGTCGAGAAGATCGAAGAATAGCTCTTCGCGTGCACCGACTCCATGAACGCGATGTTGGTGTACACCGCCTCCTCGTGCGGGGTCAGCGAGTCGGGGATCAGCGACACCGCGCCCACCGTGCCCTGGATCGTGTCGAGCAGGGTGAGCCCCGTGAACACGCGCATCGTGAGCTGCTGCTCCTCGGCGGTGAGCGTGTTCCACGACTGCACGTCGTTCGACAGCGGCACCTTCTCGGGCAGCCAGAAGTTGTTGACGAGGCGGTTCCAGACTTCGACGTCCTTGTCGTCCTGGATCTTGTTCCAGTTGATCGCGTTGACGTGGTCGACGAGCTTGACCTTGCCGCCGTGGGCGGGGTCGTTCTGGGCCGAGTTGACCGGGTCGGTGAGGGTCATGTCAGTTCCTTCTGAACGGATGTCTCGAGCGGATGTCGCGGGGTGTGCGGGTCAGAGCATGCAGCTGACGCAGCCGTCCACTTCCGTGCCCTCCAGCGCGAGCTGGCGGAGGCGGATGTAGTAGATCGTCTTGATGCCCTTCTTCCACGCGTAGATCTGCGCCTTGTTGATGTCGCGGGTCGTGGCGGTGTCCTTGAAGAAGAGCGTGAGCGAGAGGCCCTGGTCGACGTGCTGCGTCGCCGCGGCGTAGGTGTCGATGACCTTCTCGTAGCCGATCTCGTACGCGTCCTGGTAGTACTCGAGGTTGTCGTTCGTCATGAACGCCGCCGGGTAGTAGACGCGGCCGATCTTGCCTTCCTTGCGGATCTCGATCTTCGACGCGATCGGGTGGATCGACGCGGTCGAGTTGTTGATGTACGAGATCGAGCCGGTGGGCGGCACGGCCTGCAGGTTCTGGTTGTAGATCCCGTGCTCCTGGATGGAGGCCTTGAGGTCCAGCCAGTCCTGCTGCGTGGGGATGTGCACGCCGGCGTCGGCGAAGAGCTGCGTGACCTTGGCGGTCTCGGGGACCCACGCGGCATCCGTGTACTTGTCGAAGAACTCACCCGACGCGTACTTGGAGTCGCGGAAGCCGTCGAACGTCTCGCCGCGCTCGATGGCGATCTTGTTCGAGGCGCGCAGCGCGTGGAACAGCACCGTGTAGAAGTACATGTTCGTGAAGTCGATGCCCTCCTCGCTGCCGTAGAAGATGCGCTCGCGGGCGAGGTAGCCGTGCAGGTTCATCTGGCCCAGGCCGATGGCGTGCGACTTGTCGTTGCCGTCCTCGACGGAGCGCACCGACGAGATGTGGCTCTGGTTCGACACCGAGGTGAGGCCGCGGATCGCGGTCTCGACGGTGCGGCCGAAGTCGGGCGAGTCCATCGTGAGGGCGATGTTCAGCGAACCGAGGTTGCAGCTGATGTCCTTGCCGATGTTCGCGTAGCCGAGGTCCTCGTTGTAGGTGGTCGGCGTGTTGACCTGGAGGATCTCGGAGCACAGGTTCGACATGTTGATGCGGCCCTTGATGGGGTTCGCCTTGTTCACCGTGTCCTCGAACACGATGTAGGGGTATCCGCTCTCGAACTGGATCTCGGCGAGGGTCTGGAAGAATTCGCGCGCGTTGATCTTCGTCTTCTTGATGCGCGGGTCGTCGACCATGGCGCGGTAGTGCTCGGTGATCGGAACGTCGCCGAACGGCTTGCCGTAGACGCGCTCGACGTCGTAGGGCGAGAACAGGTACATGTCCTCGTTGTTCTTGGCGAGCTCGAAGGTGATGTCGGGCACGACGACGCCGAGGGACAGCGTCTTGATGCGGATCTTCTCGTCGGCGTTCTCGCGCTTGGTGTCGAGGAACCGCATGATGTCGGGGTGGTGCGCGCTGAGGTAGACCGCGCCGGCGCCCTGGCGGGCACCGAGCTGGTTGGCGTAACTGAACGAGTCCTCGAGGAGCTTCATGACGGGGATGATGCCCGACGACTGGTTCTCGATCTGCTTGATCGGGGCGCCCGACTCGCGGATGTTGCTGAGCAGCAGCGCCACGCCGCCGCCCCGCTTCGAGAGCTGCAGCGCCGAGTTGATCCCTCGCGCGATGGACTCCATGTTGTCTTCGATGCGCAGGAGGAAGCAGGAGACGAGCTCGCCGCGCTGGGCCTTGCCTGTGTTGAGGAACGTGGGGGTGGCCGGCTGGAAGCGGCCGCCGATGATCTCCTCCACCAGGTCGATCGCGAGCTGCTCGTCGCCCTGCGCGAGGCCGAGGGCGGTCATCACGACGCGGTCCTCGAAGCGCTCGAGGTAGCGCTTGCCGTCGAACGTCTTGAGCGTGTAGCTCGTGTAGTACTTGAACGCGCCGAGGAACGTCTCGAACCGGAACTTCTTCGAGTACGCGAGGTCGTTGAGCTTCTGGATGAACTCGAACGAGTACTGGTCGAGCACCTCCTGCTCGTAGTACTGCTTCTCGACGAGGTAGTCGAGGCGCTCCTTGAGGGAGTGGAAGAAGACGGTGTTCTGGTTGACGTGCTGCAGGAAGTACTCCCGCGCCGCCTCACGGTCCTTCTCGAACTGGATCTGCCCGTCGGCGCCGTAGAGGTTGAGCATCGCGTTCAGCGAGTGGTAGTCCATCGCGACGGTGGTGCGCGGAGCGTCCATGAGGGCTACGCCGTCTGCTGCTGCCGAGTTCGCCGCTGTGCTTGTTGTGACCAAAATGCGTCCAATCCCTCGTCGACGGCGCGAACGTCGTCTGGTGTTCCGAATACTTCGAATCGATACAGGTGGGGCACGCCCGTCTTCGCGGCGATGATGTCGCCGGCGAGGCCGTAGGCGTTCCCGAAGTTGGTGTTGCCGGCGCTGATGACGCCGCGCAGCAGCGCGCGGTTCTGCGGGTCGTTCAGGAACCTGATGACCTGCTTCGGCACAGCGCCCTTGCCGTCGCCACCGCCGTAGGTGGGGACGATGAGCACGAACGGCTCTTCAGCGTGCAGGGCGTCGTCGCGAGCGTGCAGCGGGATGCGGGCCGCGGGGCGGCCGAGCTTCTCGATGAAGCGCTTGGTGTTGCCCGAGACGCTGGAGAAGAAGACGAGATTCGTCATGATGCTTCCTTCGCCGCGTTCCCGTTGCTGTTCCGGTTCACTCCGCCAGCGCCGAGCTCACCGGCGGGCCTTACGCGAGCCGCGAGGCGAGTTCGGCGATCTTGTCGGGGCGGAAGCCCGACCAGTGGTCTTCGTCGGTGATGACGACCGGAGCCTGCAGGTAGCCGAGCTCCTTGACGTGCGCGAGCGCCTGCTCGTCTTCGGAGACGTCGAACACCTCGTACTCGATGCCCTTGCTGTCGAGGGCACGATACGTGGCATTGCACTGGACGCAGGAAGGCTTCGTGTAGACCGTGACCGTCATGGTTTCCCCTCGTTCTCTTCGTTTCTCGAGCTCCGGAGGAGCCCACCCCCGTACTGCTGATTTCGCTTCTTCAATACTACATCTTGTGTCTGCGGAACTGAACCGCCACAACATGCTGTAGTTACATCCGTGTAGTTTTCCACCGCGTTATCCACCGTTCATCCCCAACCGGATGTCCCGATGATCCGCGGATTCCCGCGGACCCGACCCCGGTTATCCACAGCCCACCCGCTTCGAAGAAATTCGCCTGTGGACGGATTCCCCGGCGTGTCGCCCTGCGCCCTCATCAGTGCAGCGCGACATCTTGGGGCCATCGGATGCCACTACCCCTACATATGGTGTTGTGTCTTTCATGCTGCCACCACCCACCGACATCGCCGCCGGCGCGGCGCGCGTGTCGCGCGGTCGCGGCATCCGTTCACCTTCCTTGCCCCGGAACGCCTCGGAGCGACCGAATGCAGGAAGAACCAGCCCCTCGTCGGTGAGTCGGGTCGTCCCTCGCGGAGCGTCGCCGGATTCTTCCTGCATTCCGTTCGCAGTCGGAGCCGCCGCTACGGTTGAGCGCATGCAGATCGCCACCGACGCCTTCGCGCGCGCCGACCGCCTGTCGCCGCGGCGCCGCGACGGCCTCCCCCGCCGGCGCCGGCCGTCCTACCGCCTGCTCACGGTCGTGCCCGTGCTCGGCGTGATGGCCATCCTGCTCCTCGCGACGGGCGCCGACCCCGCCGCGCTCTCCATCCTGGCGGTCGTCGCGACGCTCTTCGTCGGCGGCTGGTTCGTGTCCGCCGCCGTCTCGGCGTCGGGCGGGCGCACGCGCTATGCCGCCCTGCGCGAGGAGGTCGGTCGCGAGGGCGTCGCCGTCAGGAGCACGACCTGGGTCGAGGACGGGCGGCCGGTCGCGGCATCCGAGCGCGACGACGGACGCAAGCCGGGCCGGCACCACCAGATGCTCTCGTTCACGGAGGCGGGCATCGAGCTCCGCGAGCGACCGGTCGGCGGCCGGCGCGGTGCCACGCTCCTCCACTACGCGGCGATCGACCACGTAGAGGTCGGCACCGCGACGTTCAGCGACTGGACCGAGCGCGCCGTCCTCATCGCCGGTCGCATCGACGGACGGCACGTCGAGCTCGGCATCGTTCCGGTCGTCGAGTCCTCGGTGCTGCTCACGCCGGTGAGGGATGCCGCGTACCGCGCGCTCCTCGAGCGGATCATCGCGAGCGCGCGATCGGGTCGTGCGCCCGAGGAGCTGCTCGATCGCGCAACCGGGTGACGCCGCGGGCCCGCGCCGCTAGCCTGACGGGCACACGGAAGGATCAGCGATGACCGACTACGTGACCTCGGCCGACGGCACGCGCATCGGATTCGACCGGGTGGGATCCGGCCCGCCGGTGGTGCTCGTCGGCGGCGCGATGCAGTTCCGCGCCTTCGACCCCACGACGACCGAGATGGCCGGGCACCTCGCGCGCCACGGATTCGAGGTCGTGAACTACGACCGGCGCGGCCGCGGCGACAGCCCCGCCGAGGCGCCGATCACGCTCGCGCAGACGCTCGACGACCTGCGCGCCCTCATCGACGAGCTCACCGAGGGCGCCGACGACGCCGTCGCCCTGTTCGGCAACTCGTCGGGTGCGAGCATCGCCCTCGCCGCGGCGGCGGCCGGACTGCCCGTGTCGAAGCTCGTCTTCTTCGAAGCTCCGCTCGACGCGGAGCTCGGACACGAGGGCGCCGTGTTCCTCGACGAGCTCCGCGAGCGCATCGCGGCGGGCGACCGCACCGGCACCCTCGAGGTCTACATGGCCGACATGCCGCCCGAGTGGATCGAGGGCGCGAAGCAGAGCGAGGCCTGGACGACCATGCTCGCGATCGCGCCGAGCCTCGAGCCCGACGCCGAATCGCTCGCGTGGACGCAGACGGCACCCCGCCGCGAGCTCTGGGCGGGCATCACGCAGCCGACCCTCGCGCTCGTCGGCACCGAGACGATGGACTTCATGGATGCCGCGGCCGACTCGCTCGTCGCGAACCTCCCCCATGCCCAGAAGCGCGCGATCGAGGCATCCGATCACCGCTGGGAGCCGCGCACGCTCGCGCTCGTGATCGCAGAGTTCCTCGTCGGCTGAGTTGCCCGCGGGCGACGGTCCACCGGAATCCCGTTCGCGCGGTGGAATCCCCGCCGGCCGGGATTCCGGCGCGCGAACGGGATTCCACCGCGAGCTGAGCGGATGCCGCGACGCGCGACCAGCCGCCCTACGACCCGACCGCGACCCGATCGTGGATCGGCGCTCCCGTGCTCGCGCGCACCACGAGTTCGGGCAGTGTCGGCGTCGGCATGAGCCGGTCGTCGTCGCCGAGCACGGCGAGCACGCCCGCCATGGCGTCGCGGCCGAGCGCGTCGAAGTCCTGGCGCACGGTCGTGAGCGGCGGCGCGAAGTACGCGGCCTCGGGGATGTCGTCGAAGCCCACGACGCTGACGTCGTGCGGCACCGATCGGCCGGCCTCGGCGAGCGCGTGCATCACGCCGAGCGCCATCTGGTCGTTCGCGACGAACACGGCGGTCGCCTCGAGATCGCGGGCGAGGGCGCGTCCGTGCACGTAGCCGCTGCCGGGCGACCAGTCGCCGGCGAGGGGCTCGCGGGCCGGCAGCCCGTGCTCGCCGAGGGCGGCCGACCAGCCGCGGATCCGCTCGGCCGCGTCCATCGCGGCGGACGGCCCGCTGACATGCCGGATCTCGCGGTGGCCGAGGCCGATGAGGTGCTCGACCGCGAGGCGCGCGCCGCCGTACTGGTCGAGCCAGACGCGGTGCATGCCGCCGCGGTCTTCGGAGGCCACGGCGATGATCGGCACCCCGAGCTCGACGCCGTCGAGCGCGTCGAGCGCGGCACGCTGCGCGGCGATGAGCACGATGGCCTCGACGTTCTGGCGCACGAGGAGCTCGGCCGCGGAGCGCAGGCTCGGGGCATCCGTCTCGAGCATGCTCGCCGTGATGACCGAGTACCGGGCGTCGCGCGCGGCCTCGTTGAAGTGCAGCGCCGTCGATGAGGGGCCGTAGTCGGGCGCGCCCGTGACGATGAGGCCGAGCGTGCGCGTGCGCCGGGTGACGAGCGCGCGGGCGGCCGGCGACGGCACGTAGCGCAGCTGCTTGATGGCCTGCTCGACCCGTGCCCGCGTCGCCGGGCGCACGTTGGGGAGATCGTTGAGCACCCGAGAGACGGTCTGGTGGGACACGCCGGCCAGTCGCGCGACGTCGAAGATCGTCGCGACCCTCGCCTTGTCGTCCCGGTCGCTCACCCGCGCTGCGCTCCTGCCCCGCGCCCCTGCGCGATCCTTCTCGTCGATTATCCTGCCCGGGACGGCCCCGCCCGGCTCGGCCCCGCCGAGGCGAAGCGGCCCCGCGGGCCTGCGCGCCCCCTCAGCGCCGCCTCGCCGTGAGCACCCGCTGCAGGATGATGAACACGAGCAGCAGCGCGCCGATGAAGATCTTCGTCCACCACGACGAGAGCGTGCCCTCGAACGTGATGATCGTCTGGATGACGCCCAGCACGAGCACGCCGAGCACCGAGCCGAGCACGAAGCCGTAGCCGCCCGTCAGCAGCGTGCCGCCGATGACGACCGCGGCGATCGCGTCGAGCTCCGTGCCGATCGCGGTGAGCGGATACCCCGACAGCGTGTAGAAGGTGAACAGCACGCCGGCCAGGCCCGAGCAGAAGCCCGAGACGACGTAGACGAGCACCTTCGTGCGCGCCACGGGCAGGCCCATGAGCAGGCCGCTCTGCTCCCCGCCGCCGATCGCGTAGACCGTGCGGCCGAACCGGGTGGCGTGCAGCACCCACACCGCGATCGCCACGACGACGAGGGCGATGATGACGCTCGGCGTGATCGACATGCCGCCGCCGAGCGGGATGCGCGCCACTGCGAGCTGCACGAACGTCTCGTCGGTGATCGAGATCGAGCTCTGGCTGATCACGTAGCAGAGCCCGCGGGCGAGGAACATCGCGGCGAGTGTCGCGATGAACGGCTGCACCTTGAAGACGTGGATCATGAGTCCCACGAGCAGGCCGAGCACGCTCGTGAGCACGAGGATCAGCGGGATCACCGTCCACGGCGACCACCCGGTCTGCAGCAGGCTCGCGGCGATCATGCCGCTGAGGGCGACGACCGCGCCGACCGAGAGGTCGATGCCGCCGGTGAGGATCACGAACGTCATGCCGACCGCGAGCACGATGAGGTACGCGTTGTCGACGAGCAGGTTGAGGAACACCTGCCCCGAGAAGAAGCCGCGGTAGCGCACCCCGCCGATCACGAAGATGGCGAGGAACAGCACGGCGGTCACGGTGACGGGTCCGTACTTGGGGCTGGTGAGCAAGGCACGGATGCCGCTGCCGAGAGACCGGCCCGAGGGCCCGGGCTGTCCGGGGCCGGCGGGGCGCTTGGCGCGGCCGGGGCGAGCGGGGGCGTCGAGGAGCTTCGTCATGATACGGCGGCCCCCTTTCCGGCGCGAACGGCCAGTCGTCGTCGGAACCCGCTCAGCGCCTCGGCGGTGGTGGGCGACTGCAGGAGGCACACCACGGTCACGACCGCGGCCTTGAACACCATGGTCGCGATCGGCGGGATACCGACGGTGTACACCGTGGTCACGAGCGTCTGGATCACGAGCGCGCCCACGAGCGTGCCGAGGAGCGAGTAGCGGCCGCCGGCGAGCGACGTGCCGCCGATGACCACGGCGAGGATCGCATCGAGCTCGATGAACAGGCCCGTGTTGTTCGCGTCGGCGGCGGCGGTGTTCGCGGTGAGGATGAGGCCCGCGATCGCCGCGCAGAACGCGCAGAACGTGTAGACCGCGAAGAGCAGCCCGCGGGCGCGCACGCCCGCCTGGCGGCTCGCCTCGGGGTTGATGCCGACGGACTCGATGAACATGCCGAGCGCGGTGCGCCTCGTGATGAGCGCCGCGGCGCCGAACACGACGGCTGCGATGATCACGGCGATCGGGATGCCGAACCAGAATCCCGACCCGAGCGCCTTGAACGGCGGGCTGTTCACGGTGATGATCTGGCCCTCGGTGATGAGCATCGCGACACCGCGGCCCGCGGTCATGAGGATGAGCGTCGCGATGATCGGCTGGATGCCGAGCACCGCCACGAGGAACCCGTTCCACACGCCGAGCACGAGCGAGATGAGCAGCGCCACGGCCACCGCGACGGCGACCGTCGCGGGGCTCGCCGGCTCGGGCGACCCGAGGATGATCGAGCACGCGACCGCGCCGGAGATGGCGGCGACCGCGCCGACCGAGAGGTCGATGCCGCGCGTGGCGATGACGAGCGTCATGCCGACCGCGATGATGAGCGTCGGCGCGCCGTTCCGCAGGATGTCGATGAGGCTCCCGAAGAGGTGCCCCTCGCGCACGGTGACGGTGAAGAAGCCGGGGAACGCGACGAGGTTGATCGCGAACAGGACGAGCAGCATCACGATCGGCCAGAACAGCCG is a genomic window containing:
- a CDS encoding CDP-alcohol phosphatidyltransferase family protein; this encodes MAFAAVAAGGLLVGSWPLVLIGLVGRLAGANLDGAVARARGVSRPFGFVLNEIGDRASDLLPLAALSILAWHSGSVPALLVALVATTAASWPTFISLSAAAAGAARINGGPFGKTERTLTVFLMSVAFTWFPVAAVIGVGSGVIIAGSTLTAATRARAAHRRLRLVDA
- a CDS encoding lysophospholipid acyltransferase family protein codes for the protein MLDTASLHLPAPPTERQVRRSGLVSYWRSKLWGLILSIVTDGVTTIPADAAEPVPLARKPPVPDGPLVVIANHASHADTAVLLATLGRSRPVRFVAAADYWFGTLRNKLVATWLVGIWPIRRDRNGMKDLLAAAPTVAAGIVVVVFPEGSRRRTAKLSGFKRGAFELAAASGAKVLPVGLVGAGDLLPAERKLIRRRPVEVRWGEPFSVENGHAEEAAAAASETIDELIEAPASQRPGRVWTRVRRMAFATAGLALITAWAFAEGIFWPLVAEMPLLLLVCTVGRSWRGPMLIAASAIASAAGILTTWWLVSHGVDTPTPLTTARMHETAMYELATDPSNAFAHQMFNGIPVKVYAHSAGALGMELHEVASSMLPRLARIGIVGCIGWIGGGLLSRYLKPCLGAVQAVCLTLFPVGLGLVIWWWS
- a CDS encoding Pr6Pr family membrane protein, translating into MVALSGVVAGLLVNIDRAMREGQNRGDVLANYFSLFTIVSSILSVVVLLIAARWMRRHPGPSPEPVAIAMAMAAVTGPVILLGIVFNLLLRGDPAPIAATDPGWVAFMDSWATETLHVVLPIYFVLDLLFAGQRRGLPWSSLAIIVTYPLAWTIYTMVRGERVVNPDGSTSWWYPYGFLDPHTAGYGSAFTYIGGILFAFLLLGAGIIAIGRARERRAARHDVSTRPRIGGLPV
- the arfB gene encoding alternative ribosome rescue aminoacyl-tRNA hydrolase ArfB — its product is MPASHRPGLRVDSRLTIPESELSWRFSRSSGPGGQGVNTADSRVELVWDVADSTVLTPHQRERLLERLSGRIVDGVLTIAASEHRAQLRNRDAARARLAAVVADALRPPSPPRRPTRPSRGAEERRLEAKKRRTDVKRLRRPPQD
- the nrdF gene encoding class 1b ribonucleoside-diphosphate reductase subunit beta; protein product: MTLTDPVNSAQNDPAHGGKVKLVDHVNAINWNKIQDDKDVEVWNRLVNNFWLPEKVPLSNDVQSWNTLTAEEQQLTMRVFTGLTLLDTIQGTVGAVSLIPDSLTPHEEAVYTNIAFMESVHAKSYSSIFSTLCSTKEIDDAFRWSVENENLQKKAAIVMEYYRGDEPLKRKVASTLLESFLFYSGFYLPMYWSSRAKLTNTADLIRLIIRDEAVHGYYIGYKFQKGLELVDQAKRDDLKDYTFSLLYELYDNEVQYTQDLYDGVGLTEDVKKFLHYNANKALMNLGYEPMFPKTVTDVNPAILSALSPNADENHDFFSGSGSSYVIGKAVNTEDEDWDF
- the nrdE gene encoding class 1b ribonucleoside-diphosphate reductase subunit alpha; protein product: MDAPRTTVAMDYHSLNAMLNLYGADGQIQFEKDREAAREYFLQHVNQNTVFFHSLKERLDYLVEKQYYEQEVLDQYSFEFIQKLNDLAYSKKFRFETFLGAFKYYTSYTLKTFDGKRYLERFEDRVVMTALGLAQGDEQLAIDLVEEIIGGRFQPATPTFLNTGKAQRGELVSCFLLRIEDNMESIARGINSALQLSKRGGGVALLLSNIRESGAPIKQIENQSSGIIPVMKLLEDSFSYANQLGARQGAGAVYLSAHHPDIMRFLDTKRENADEKIRIKTLSLGVVVPDITFELAKNNEDMYLFSPYDVERVYGKPFGDVPITEHYRAMVDDPRIKKTKINAREFFQTLAEIQFESGYPYIVFEDTVNKANPIKGRINMSNLCSEILQVNTPTTYNEDLGYANIGKDISCNLGSLNIALTMDSPDFGRTVETAIRGLTSVSNQSHISSVRSVEDGNDKSHAIGLGQMNLHGYLARERIFYGSEEGIDFTNMYFYTVLFHALRASNKIAIERGETFDGFRDSKYASGEFFDKYTDAAWVPETAKVTQLFADAGVHIPTQQDWLDLKASIQEHGIYNQNLQAVPPTGSISYINNSTASIHPIASKIEIRKEGKIGRVYYPAAFMTNDNLEYYQDAYEIGYEKVIDTYAAATQHVDQGLSLTLFFKDTATTRDINKAQIYAWKKGIKTIYYIRLRQLALEGTEVDGCVSCML
- the nrdI gene encoding class Ib ribonucleoside-diphosphate reductase assembly flavoprotein NrdI, encoding MTNLVFFSSVSGNTKRFIEKLGRPAARIPLHARDDALHAEEPFVLIVPTYGGGDGKGAVPKQVIRFLNDPQNRALLRGVISAGNTNFGNAYGLAGDIIAAKTGVPHLYRFEVFGTPDDVRAVDEGLDAFWSQQAQRRTRQQQTA
- the nrdH gene encoding glutaredoxin-like protein NrdH, whose translation is MTVTVYTKPSCVQCNATYRALDSKGIEYEVFDVSEDEQALAHVKELGYLQAPVVITDEDHWSGFRPDKIAELASRLA